A single region of the Sus scrofa isolate TJ Tabasco breed Duroc chromosome 17, Sscrofa11.1, whole genome shotgun sequence genome encodes:
- the VPS16 gene encoding vacuolar protein sorting-associated protein 16 homolog isoform X1, with protein sequence MDCYTANWNPLGDSAFYRKYELYSMDWDLKEELRDCLVAAAPYGGPIALLRNPWRKEKAASVRPVLEIYSASGMPLASLMWKSGPVVSLGWSAEEELLCVQEDGVVLVYGLHGDFRRHFSMGNEVLQNRVLDARIFHTELGSGVAILTGAHRFTLSANVSDLKLRRMPEVPGLQSAPSCWTTLCRDRVAHILLAVGPDLYLLDHATCSPVTLPGLAPGVSSFLQMAVSFTSRHLALFTDTGYIWMGTASFKEKLCEFNCNIRAPPKQMVWCSRPRSKERAVVVAWERRLMVVGDTPESIQFVLDEDSYLVPELDGVRIFSRTTHEFLHEVPVASEEIFKIASMAPGALLLEAQKEYEKESQKADEYLREIQELGQLPQAVQQCIEAAGHEHWPDMQKSLLRAASFGKCFLDRFPPDSFVRMCQDLRILNAIRDYHIGIPLTYSQYKQLTIQVLLDRLVLRRLYPLAIQICEYLRLPEVQGVSRILAHWACYKVQQKDVSDEDVARAINQKLGDTPGVSYSDIAARAYGCGRTELAIKLLEYEPRSGEQVPLLLKMKRSKLALSKAIESGDTDLVFTVLLHLKNELNRGDFFMTLRNQPMALSLYRQFCKHQELETLKDLYNQDDNHQELGSFHIRASYTAEEHIEGRVAALQKAAEAFNKAKNDFAAKATEDQMRLLRLQRCLEDELGGRFLDLSVHDTVTTLILGGHNKRAEQVARDFRIPDKRLWWLKLTALADLEDWEELEKFSKSKKSPIGYLPFVEICMKQHNKYEAKKYASRVGPEQKVKALLLVGDVAQAADVAIEHRNEAEMSLVLSHCTGATDGATVDKIQRARAQAQKK encoded by the exons GAAATATGAGCTGTATAGCATGGACTGGGACCTGAAGGAAGAACTCAGGGACTGCCTGGTGGCCGCTGCACCCTATGGGGGCCCCATTG CACTGCTGAGGAACCCCTGGCGGAAGGAGAAGGCTGCCAGCGTGCGGCCGGTGCTCGAGATCTACTCGGCTTCCGGCATGCCTCTGGCCAGTCTGATG TGGAAGAGCGGGCCCGTGGTGTCCCTGGGCTGGTCGGCTGAGGAGGAGCTGCTCTGCGTGCAGGAGGACGGCGTCGTGCTGGTGTACGGGCTTCACGGTGACTTCCGGAGACACTTCAGCATGGGCAAC GAGGTGCTCCAGAACCGGGTTCTAGATGCCCGCATCTTCCATACCGAGCTTGGTTCTGGGGTGGCCATCCTCACAGGGGCCCACCGCTTCACCCTCAGCGCCAACGTGAGCGACCTCAAACTCCGCCGGATGCCAGAGGTGCCAG GTCTGCAGAGTGCACCCTCGTGCTGGACCACGCTGTGCCGGGACCGAGTGGCACACATTCTTCTGGCCGTGGGACCTGATCTTTACCTCCTGGACCACGCGACCTGCTCCCCAGTG ACACTCCCCGGCCTGGCCCCAGGAGTGAGCAGCTTCCTGCAGATGGCTGTCTCCTTCACCAGCCGGCATCTGGCGCTCTTCACAGACACAGGCTACATCTGGATGGGCACGGCATCCTTCAAG GAGAAGCTGTGTGAGTTCAACTGCAACATCCGGGCCCCCCCGAAACAGATGGTCTG GTGCAGCCGTCCTCGCAGCAAGGAGAGGGCTGTTGTGGTGGCCTGGGAGAGGCGGCTCATGGTGGTGGGTGACACACCTGAGAGCATCCA GTTTGTGCTGGACGAGGACTCCTACCTGGTGCCTGAGCTGGATGGAGTCCGCATCTTCTCCCGCACCACCCACGAGTTCTTGCACGAGGTTCCAG TGGCCAGTGAGGAGATCTTTAAAATCGCCTCGATGGCCCCCGGAGCGCTGCTGCTGGAGGCCCAGAAGGAGTATGAG aaagAGAGCCAGAAGGCGGATGAGTACCTGCGGGAGATCCAGGAGCTGGGGCAGCTGCCCCAGGCTGTGCAGCAGTGCATCGAGGCTGCAGGACATGAGCACTGGCCAGACATGCAGAAGAGTCTGCTCAGG GCGGCCTCCTTCGGAAAGTGTTTCCTGGACAGGTTTCCACCCGACAGCTTCGTGCGCATGTGTCAGGATCTTCGTATACTCAATGCCATCCGGGACTATCACATCGGGATCCCCCTTACCTATAGCCA ATACAAGCAACTCACCATCCAGGTGCTGCTGGACAG GCTTGTATTGCGGAGGCTTTACCCCCTGGCCATTCAGATCTGTGAGTACCTGCGGCTTCCTGAGGTGCAGGGCGTCAGCAGGATCCTGGCCCACTGGGCCTGCTACAAG GTACAACAGAAGGATGTGTCTGATGAGGATGTTGCTCGGGCCATTAACCAAAAGCTGGGAGACACGCCTGGCGTCTCTTACTCTGACATTGCTGCACGAGCCTATGGCTGTGGCCGCACGGAGCTGGCTATCAAG CTGCTGGAGTATGAGCCACGCTCTGGGGAGCAGGTACCCCTTCTCCTAAAGATGAAGAGGAGCAAACTGGCACTAAGCAAGGCCATCGAGAGCGGGGACACTGACCTGG TGTTCACGGTGCTGCTGCACCTGAAGAATGAGCTGAACCGAGGAGACTTTTTCATGACACTTAGGAATCAGCCCATGGCCCTGAGTTTATACCGACAG TTCTGTAAACATCAGGAGTTGGAGACGCTGAAGGACCTTTATAACCAGGATGACAACCACCAGGAGCTGGGCAGCTTCCACATCCGAGCCAGCTACACGGCAGAGGAG CATATCGAGGGGCGAGTTGCAGCTCTGCAGAAGGCAGCCGAAGCCTTCAACAAGGCCAAGAACGACTTTGCAGCCAAG GCCACAGAGGATCAAATGCGGCTCCTGCGACTGCAGCGATGTCTAGAAGACGAGCTAGGGGGCCGGTTCTTAGACCTGTCTGTACACGACACAGTCACCACCCTCATCCTTGGTGGCCACAACAAGCGTGCAGAGCAGGTGGCACGTGACTTCCGCATCCCTGACAAGAG GCTCTGGTGGCTGAAGCTAACCGCCCTGGCAGATCTGGAAGACTGGGAGGAGCTAGAGAAATTTTCTAAGAGCAAGAAATCCCCCATCGGCTACCTG CCCTTTGTGGAAATCTGCATGAAGCAACACAACAAATATGAGGCCAAGAAGTATGCCTCCCGCGTGGGTCCTGAGCAGAAGGTCAAGGCCTTGCTTCTAGTTGG GGATGTGGCtcaggctgcagacgtggccatCGAGCACCGGAACGAGGCAGAGATGAGCCTCGTGTTGTCCCACTGCACCGGAGCCACAGACGGGGCCACGGTGGACAAGATTCAGCGGGCCCGGGCACAAGCCCAAAAGAAGTGA
- the VPS16 gene encoding vacuolar protein sorting-associated protein 16 homolog isoform X2 codes for MDWDLKEELRDCLVAAAPYGGPIALLRNPWRKEKAASVRPVLEIYSASGMPLASLMWKSGPVVSLGWSAEEELLCVQEDGVVLVYGLHGDFRRHFSMGNEVLQNRVLDARIFHTELGSGVAILTGAHRFTLSANVSDLKLRRMPEVPGLQSAPSCWTTLCRDRVAHILLAVGPDLYLLDHATCSPVTLPGLAPGVSSFLQMAVSFTSRHLALFTDTGYIWMGTASFKEKLCEFNCNIRAPPKQMVWCSRPRSKERAVVVAWERRLMVVGDTPESIQFVLDEDSYLVPELDGVRIFSRTTHEFLHEVPVASEEIFKIASMAPGALLLEAQKEYEKESQKADEYLREIQELGQLPQAVQQCIEAAGHEHWPDMQKSLLRAASFGKCFLDRFPPDSFVRMCQDLRILNAIRDYHIGIPLTYSQYKQLTIQVLLDRLVLRRLYPLAIQICEYLRLPEVQGVSRILAHWACYKVQQKDVSDEDVARAINQKLGDTPGVSYSDIAARAYGCGRTELAIKLLEYEPRSGEQVPLLLKMKRSKLALSKAIESGDTDLVFTVLLHLKNELNRGDFFMTLRNQPMALSLYRQFCKHQELETLKDLYNQDDNHQELGSFHIRASYTAEEHIEGRVAALQKAAEAFNKAKNDFAAKATEDQMRLLRLQRCLEDELGGRFLDLSVHDTVTTLILGGHNKRAEQVARDFRIPDKRLWWLKLTALADLEDWEELEKFSKSKKSPIGYLPFVEICMKQHNKYEAKKYASRVGPEQKVKALLLVGDVAQAADVAIEHRNEAEMSLVLSHCTGATDGATVDKIQRARAQAQKK; via the exons ATGGACTGGGACCTGAAGGAAGAACTCAGGGACTGCCTGGTGGCCGCTGCACCCTATGGGGGCCCCATTG CACTGCTGAGGAACCCCTGGCGGAAGGAGAAGGCTGCCAGCGTGCGGCCGGTGCTCGAGATCTACTCGGCTTCCGGCATGCCTCTGGCCAGTCTGATG TGGAAGAGCGGGCCCGTGGTGTCCCTGGGCTGGTCGGCTGAGGAGGAGCTGCTCTGCGTGCAGGAGGACGGCGTCGTGCTGGTGTACGGGCTTCACGGTGACTTCCGGAGACACTTCAGCATGGGCAAC GAGGTGCTCCAGAACCGGGTTCTAGATGCCCGCATCTTCCATACCGAGCTTGGTTCTGGGGTGGCCATCCTCACAGGGGCCCACCGCTTCACCCTCAGCGCCAACGTGAGCGACCTCAAACTCCGCCGGATGCCAGAGGTGCCAG GTCTGCAGAGTGCACCCTCGTGCTGGACCACGCTGTGCCGGGACCGAGTGGCACACATTCTTCTGGCCGTGGGACCTGATCTTTACCTCCTGGACCACGCGACCTGCTCCCCAGTG ACACTCCCCGGCCTGGCCCCAGGAGTGAGCAGCTTCCTGCAGATGGCTGTCTCCTTCACCAGCCGGCATCTGGCGCTCTTCACAGACACAGGCTACATCTGGATGGGCACGGCATCCTTCAAG GAGAAGCTGTGTGAGTTCAACTGCAACATCCGGGCCCCCCCGAAACAGATGGTCTG GTGCAGCCGTCCTCGCAGCAAGGAGAGGGCTGTTGTGGTGGCCTGGGAGAGGCGGCTCATGGTGGTGGGTGACACACCTGAGAGCATCCA GTTTGTGCTGGACGAGGACTCCTACCTGGTGCCTGAGCTGGATGGAGTCCGCATCTTCTCCCGCACCACCCACGAGTTCTTGCACGAGGTTCCAG TGGCCAGTGAGGAGATCTTTAAAATCGCCTCGATGGCCCCCGGAGCGCTGCTGCTGGAGGCCCAGAAGGAGTATGAG aaagAGAGCCAGAAGGCGGATGAGTACCTGCGGGAGATCCAGGAGCTGGGGCAGCTGCCCCAGGCTGTGCAGCAGTGCATCGAGGCTGCAGGACATGAGCACTGGCCAGACATGCAGAAGAGTCTGCTCAGG GCGGCCTCCTTCGGAAAGTGTTTCCTGGACAGGTTTCCACCCGACAGCTTCGTGCGCATGTGTCAGGATCTTCGTATACTCAATGCCATCCGGGACTATCACATCGGGATCCCCCTTACCTATAGCCA ATACAAGCAACTCACCATCCAGGTGCTGCTGGACAG GCTTGTATTGCGGAGGCTTTACCCCCTGGCCATTCAGATCTGTGAGTACCTGCGGCTTCCTGAGGTGCAGGGCGTCAGCAGGATCCTGGCCCACTGGGCCTGCTACAAG GTACAACAGAAGGATGTGTCTGATGAGGATGTTGCTCGGGCCATTAACCAAAAGCTGGGAGACACGCCTGGCGTCTCTTACTCTGACATTGCTGCACGAGCCTATGGCTGTGGCCGCACGGAGCTGGCTATCAAG CTGCTGGAGTATGAGCCACGCTCTGGGGAGCAGGTACCCCTTCTCCTAAAGATGAAGAGGAGCAAACTGGCACTAAGCAAGGCCATCGAGAGCGGGGACACTGACCTGG TGTTCACGGTGCTGCTGCACCTGAAGAATGAGCTGAACCGAGGAGACTTTTTCATGACACTTAGGAATCAGCCCATGGCCCTGAGTTTATACCGACAG TTCTGTAAACATCAGGAGTTGGAGACGCTGAAGGACCTTTATAACCAGGATGACAACCACCAGGAGCTGGGCAGCTTCCACATCCGAGCCAGCTACACGGCAGAGGAG CATATCGAGGGGCGAGTTGCAGCTCTGCAGAAGGCAGCCGAAGCCTTCAACAAGGCCAAGAACGACTTTGCAGCCAAG GCCACAGAGGATCAAATGCGGCTCCTGCGACTGCAGCGATGTCTAGAAGACGAGCTAGGGGGCCGGTTCTTAGACCTGTCTGTACACGACACAGTCACCACCCTCATCCTTGGTGGCCACAACAAGCGTGCAGAGCAGGTGGCACGTGACTTCCGCATCCCTGACAAGAG GCTCTGGTGGCTGAAGCTAACCGCCCTGGCAGATCTGGAAGACTGGGAGGAGCTAGAGAAATTTTCTAAGAGCAAGAAATCCCCCATCGGCTACCTG CCCTTTGTGGAAATCTGCATGAAGCAACACAACAAATATGAGGCCAAGAAGTATGCCTCCCGCGTGGGTCCTGAGCAGAAGGTCAAGGCCTTGCTTCTAGTTGG GGATGTGGCtcaggctgcagacgtggccatCGAGCACCGGAACGAGGCAGAGATGAGCCTCGTGTTGTCCCACTGCACCGGAGCCACAGACGGGGCCACGGTGGACAAGATTCAGCGGGCCCGGGCACAAGCCCAAAAGAAGTGA